One window from the genome of Podospora pseudocomata strain CBS 415.72m chromosome 6, whole genome shotgun sequence encodes:
- a CDS encoding hypothetical protein (EggNog:ENOG503P3UV) produces MDFAPYQSSPPEHTRSPSNSTTAGSPRTSLDTTRRGAFSPSNYQHRPPANSPPPLQHPQPQRAWSGDNVGRYQSPLAANVWTSGDSYQNETGNGVASSAMGDYFSSLGAREGMVSEFDTSLGLRLDYEACLAYLAFPPLGGILLLILERKSDYVRFHAWQSSLLFTGLFVLHLLFSWSSFLSWVMFLGDLVLIGWLVLNAYRDADTLDRYEVPIVGRIASRILDDE; encoded by the exons atgGACTTTGCACCCTATCAGTCCTCCCCACCAGAGCACACCCGCTCCCCatccaacagcaccaccgctGGGTCTCCGAGAACGTCACTCGATACCACACGCAGGGGAGCGTTTTCCCCGTCCAACTACCAACACCGTCCACCAGCGAACTCACCCCCGCCGCTTCAACACCCGCAGCCGCAGAGGGCGTGGAGCGGGGATAATGTAGGGCGATATCAGAGTCCGCTGGCGGCAAACGTCTGGACGAGCGGGGATTCGTATCAGAACGAGACCGGGAACGGGGTGGCGTCGAGCGCGATGGGGGATTACTTTAGCAGTctgggggcgagggaggggatggtaTCGGAGTTCGATACgagcttggggttgaggCTGGATTATGAGGCTTGTCTGGCGTATTTGGCGTTTCCGCCGCTGGGGGGAATATTGCTGTTgattttggagaggaagagtgATTACGTCCGGTTTCATGCGTGGCAGTCGAGCTTGCTTTTCACGGGGCTGTTTGTCCTGCATTTGCTGTTTAGCTGGTCGAGTTTCTTGAGCTGGGTGATGTTTTTGGGGGATTTGGTGTTGattgggtggttggtgttgaatgCGTATCGGGATGCTGATACGCTGGATAG GTATGAGGTGCCGATTGTTGGACGGATAGCGAGCAGGATTCTCGATGATGAGTGA